One region of Xyrauchen texanus isolate HMW12.3.18 chromosome 11, RBS_HiC_50CHRs, whole genome shotgun sequence genomic DNA includes:
- the LOC127651706 gene encoding bifunctional 3'-phosphoadenosine 5'-phosphosulfate synthase 1, translating into METPGNSNKKQKLNVAPQNWGMQRATNVTYQAHHVSRNKRGQVVGTRGGFRGCTVWLSGLSGAGKTTVSMAMEEYLVCHGIPCYTLDGDNIRQGLNKNLGFSPEDREENIRRIAEVAKLFADAGLVCIASFISPYSRDRLNARNIHEAAGLPFFEVFVDAPLDVCEQRDVKGLYKRARAGEIRGFTGIDSEYEKPEAPELVLKTDSCSVNECIQQLLDLLQERDIVPVDASYEVKELYVPENKLDLAKADAETLPAVEISKVDMQWVQVLAEGWATPLNGFMREREYLQCLHFSCLLDGGVINLSVPVVLPVSSANKERLDGCTAFALAYAGRRVAIMRNLEFYEHRKEERCARQWGTTCKDHPYIKMVMESGDWLVGGDLQVLDRIYWNDGLDSYRLTPTELKQKFKDMNADAVFAFQLRNPVHNGHALLMQDTQRRLIERGYRRPVLLLHPLGGWTKDDDVPLAWRMRQHAAVLEEGLLDPNSTIVAIFPSPMMYAGPTEVQWHCRARMVAGANFYIVGRDPAGMPHPDTGKDLYEPSHGAKVLTMAPGLISLEIVPFKVAAYNKVKKAMDFYDPKNHQDYDFISGTRMRRMAREGQNPPEGFMAPKAWTVLKEYYQSLEKA; encoded by the exons ATGGAGACCCCTGGCAACTCGAACAAGAAACAAAAACTGAATGTTGCGCCTCAAAATTGG GGAATGCAACGAGCCACCAATGTGACCTATCAAGCCCATCATGTGAGCAGAAACAAACGTGGACAGGTTGTCGGGACCAGAGGAGGATTCAGAGGGTGCACAGTGTGGCTTTCAG GTTTGTCTGGTGCAGGTAAAACGACGGTCAGCATGGCAATGGAGGAGTACCTGGTGTGTCATGGCATCCCCTGCTACACTCTGGATGGAGATAACATCAGACAGGGCTTAAATAAGAACCTAGGCTTCAGCCCTGAAGATCGCGAGGAGAATATTCGGCGTATTGCAGAGGTGGCAAAACTGTTTGCCGATGCCGGGCTTGTGTGTATCGCCAGCTTCATTTCTCCATACAGCAGG GACCGTCTGAATGCAAGGAATATCCACGAAGCTGCTGGTCTTCCGTTCTTTGAAGTGTTTGTAGATGCTCCTCTGGATGTGTGTGAGCAGAGGGATGTGAAGGGGCTCTATAAGAGAGCTAGAGCTGGAGAAATCAGAG GGTTCACAGGAATAGACTCTGAGTATGAGAAGCCCGAAGCTCCAGAACTGGTGCTAAAGACTGATTCGTGTAGCGTGAACGAGTGCATCCAGCAACTCCTGGACCTTCTTCAGGAAAGG GACATAGTGCCTGTGGACGCATCCTATGAGGTTAAAGAGCTGTATGTGCCTGAGAACAAGCTGGACTTAGCTAAAGCGGATGCAGAGACTCTTCCAGCTGTGGAGATCAGCAAG GTGGACATGCAGTGGGTTCAGGTGCTTGCTGAGGGTTGGGCCACTCCTCTGAACGGCTtcatgagggagagagagtacCTGCAGTGTCTTCACTTCAGCTGTCTGCTTGATG GTGGGGTTATTAACCTGTCGGTGCCGGTGGTCCTGCCTGTCTCGAGTGCAAACAAGGAGCGTCTGGATGGCTGTACCGCATTTGCGCTGGCGTACGCCGGCAGGCGAGTCGCTATCATGCGGAACCTGGAGTTCTACGAGCATCGTAAGGAAGAGCGTTGCGCCCGGCAGTGGGGTACGACCTGCAAGGATCACCCGTACATCAAA ATGGTGATGGAGAGTGGAGACTGGCTGGTCGGAGGAGATCTCCAGGTGCTGGATCGGATCTATTGGAACGACGGGCTGGATAGCTACAGGCTTACCCCTACCGAACTCAAGCAAAAGTTTAAAGACATGAATGCAG ATGCAGTCTTTGCCTTCCAGCTACGGAACCCGGTGCATAACGGGCATGCGCTGCTCATGCAGGACACACAGCGCCGTCTGATTGAGCGTGGTTACCGCCGACCCGTGCTGCTGCTTCACCCGCTTGGCGGGTGGACCAAAGATGATGACGTGCCGCTCGCCTGGCGCATGAGACAGCATGCTGCTGTGCTGGAGGAGGGACTGCTTGACCCCAACTCCACCATAGTTGCTATCTTCCCCTCTCCAATGATGTACGCTGGCCCAACAGAG GTGCAGTGGCATTGCAGGGCCCGAATGGTGGCCGGTGCCAATTTTTACATAGTGGGCCGTGACCCGGCAGGAATGCCCCACCCAGACACGGGTAAAGACCTGTACGAGCCCTCCCATGGAGCGAAAGTTCTCACCATGGCCCCTGGCCTCATTTCACTGGAAATCGTGCCTTTCAAAGTGGCAGCCTACAACAAAGTCAAGAAGGCCATGGACTTTTATGACCCCAAAAA CCACCAGGACTATGACTTCATCTCAGGGACCCGCATGAGGAGGATGGCTCGCGAGGGCCAGAACCCACCGGAAGGCTTCATGGCGCCCAAAGCCTGGACTGTTCTTAAGGAGTACTACCAGTCTTTAGAGAAGGCCTAA